The sequence AGGTGCTCCTGCCGTACCCGAACACCCCCGCGTTGCGGGACGTCGTGGCCAGCGGCCCCGAGCGGGCGGAGTCGAAGCCCTTGCTGCCCACGTAGTTTCCGGCCGCGCTGTGGTAGGAGACCGTGTAGAGCTGCTTGGCCTTGAGCTGCACCGGCGAGGCGAAGCGGGCCTCCTGCCAGCCCGAGGCGCTCTCCCCGGCGAACGTCACGCGCGCCAGCCGTTTCCCGCCCGCGCTCCACAGGCTCCCGGTGTGCTTGCCCCTGTCACCGGGGGCCTTGTAGAACCGGACCCCCGCCACCCAGCCGCTCCTGGCCGCGGTGAAGCGCATGCCCAGTTCGACGGGCGCGCGGTCGGCGCGCGGCGTGGCCTTCACCTTGGTGCTCGTCGACCAGAAGCTCGTCTCCTTGGGCTCCTGCGGTGCGGCGGCGGGCGCGGGCTGAGCCGCGGCCGCCTGTTCCACGGTGACGCCGTCGCGGGTAATGAACCAGACAGCCGGGACGGACACCGCCACAACGGCCACGATGAGGACTGCCACCAGTCCCGGTTGTGACCGACGGCGGCGGGGCGGCCTGCCTTCGCTGTTTCCACCCCGGCGTGGGGGGCGTGCACTGGTCATCTCTCTGACCTCCGCGCCGATTTGCGGTCGGCTCGACAATGTGTCCGTTTGGTCCTCGCGCAGAGGCCATTGTTGCGGCTGAGGTCATAGATACGCATCAGTTTTGCTGGTATTGCCTAGAAGAGTTTCCAAATGACCATTGTTCGACTATGTCGTTACTTGGCCCCCTGGACATGAGGGGCGTGTCATCTGATGCGCCAACAATAAGGAGGAGATGGTGTGAAAGTCAGCCCACGCAGGTCAGCGGGCCGACGGTCGAGGTGACACGGTAGTTCTCATCGATCGTCACCAGTGAGTTGTCAGCCCAGTCGATCGTCTTGCATTCGGAATCGACCGGACCGTAAACCCAGGACTTGTCGACCAGTTTGTTGCCCCGCATGATCAGCTTTCCGCGCCCGTTCCGCAGCTGAATGCTGTAGGTGCCGCCCATGATCAGATTGTTGGTGATCACGGCGTCGACGATCTGCTTGTCGACGAGGAAGATCGGCGCGGTGACGTCCTTGGCCTGGCGCTGGTCGATGGTGTTGTGGTCGAAGACCAGGCCCCTGCCGGTGTTGTAGGTCTGGATGCCGTCGGAATGGTCCCCCGGGTTGGAACACAGGTTGGCGTAGGAGTCCTTGACCACGACGTCGTCGCCGGAGGCGCGGAAGCCGTCGCCGTGGCCGCGGACGTGCACCCGCAGGGCGGTGTACTTGTCCTGGCCGATCCCCGGCAGCGTCTGGCAGCCCTGGGCGGGGCCGACGGTCGAGTCTGTGATGGTGAACCGGTAGCTCCGGGGGCCGTCGGCGTTGATGACGTGCCCGTCGATCTGGCTGTTCCTGACCGTGACGTCCTCGGCGTGGATCAGCAGGTTGCCGCGGATGTGCACGCCGTCCAGCACGGTGCCGGGAGTCTTGACCCGGTAGGCGGCGCCGTCCTCGTTGAGGGCCTTCACGGTCAGCTTGGTGCCGGGCGGCACGCCCGTGCAGGCCGGGGTCGGATGGCCGGGGCAGCGGCCGGTGGCACCGGTGGGCTCACCCGGGGTGCCGGTGGGCCGGCTCGTCGGGCTCCCGGCCGAGGACGACGTGCATCCCGTCAGGGACATCATGGTGACCGCTGAGACCGCAGCGAGCAGACTGACCCATCGCATTGTCGTTCACTCCGTCGTGTCCGGACCGCAGAGCCGATCTCGCAGCTGCGTCCATGATCCCGCAGAAAGGTCGCGCCCGCTGATCGCCGACACGGGAAGGGGCCAGTCGATCCGCAGGTCGGGATCGTCGTAGCGGACGGACAGGTCCTCGGCGGGGTCGTGCTCCCGGTCGATGCGGTAGCAGACGTCGGTCTGCCCGGTCAGGGCCTGGAAGCCGTGCAGCAGCCCGGGGGGCACGTAGAGGGTGACGAAGGTCTCGTCGTCGAGCAGTACGGAGGTCTGCTCGCCGAAGGTGGGCGAGCCGGGACGGGCGTCGACCAGCACGTCGTGCACCGCTCCGCGGGCGCAGCGCACCAGCTTGGCCTCACCCCGGCCGGAGCGGCCGTGCATCCCGCGGACCGTCCCCTGCCGCGAGCGGGACTGGCTGTCCTGCACGAACGCCGAGAAGTCCAGCCCGGCCCCCTCGGCGACGGCCTTGTCGAAGGTCCTGGTGAACAGCCCCCGGTCGTCACGGTGTGGCGTCGGTACGAACAACAGCACCCCATCGATTTTGGTTCGTTCTACTCTCAACAGGTCATCCTTTTCTCAGAGGCGGTCGGGAGGCGTTCCGGTGAACGACGCTGTGGACGAGGACACTGCGCCGGACCGCGGACGGCCCGGCGGGCGGCAGCCGGTCGTCAGCGTCGTCGTGCCCGCGCACAACGAGGAGGCCGTCGTGGCGAACGGCCTGCGGCGGCTGCTCGCGGGGACGTCGCCGGGTGAGTTCGACGTGGTGGTGGTGGCGAACGCGTGCTCCGACCGCACGGCGGAGGTCGCCAGGCAGGCAGGCGTGCGCGTCATCGAGACGCCGGTGCCGGGCAAGGCCGGCGCGCTGCGGCTCGGCGACGAGACCTGCCGGACCTTCCCCCGCGTGTATCTGGACGCCGACGTCGAGCTGGACGCGGAGTCGGTGCGCGCGCTCGTCGCCGCCGCGGGCCGCCCCGGTGTGCTCGCCTGCGCCCCGGTCCCGGCGTGGGACCTGGCCGGAGTCGGCTGGTTCACCCGGCGTATGCACAAGGTGCACGACCAGTTGA comes from Streptosporangium roseum DSM 43021 and encodes:
- a CDS encoding dTDP-4-dehydrorhamnose 3,5-epimerase family protein, with translation MRVERTKIDGVLLFVPTPHRDDRGLFTRTFDKAVAEGAGLDFSAFVQDSQSRSRQGTVRGMHGRSGRGEAKLVRCARGAVHDVLVDARPGSPTFGEQTSVLLDDETFVTLYVPPGLLHGFQALTGQTDVCYRIDREHDPAEDLSVRYDDPDLRIDWPLPVSAISGRDLSAGSWTQLRDRLCGPDTTE
- a CDS encoding glycosyltransferase, which translates into the protein MNDAVDEDTAPDRGRPGGRQPVVSVVVPAHNEEAVVANGLRRLLAGTSPGEFDVVVVANACSDRTAEVARQAGVRVIETPVPGKAGALRLGDETCRTFPRVYLDADVELDAESVRALVAAAGRPGVLACAPVPAWDLAGVGWFTRRMHKVHDQLIAPFRALAGVGVYVLTEQGHARVFPLPDVISDDGWVHGAFAPHERAVVSEARSLVRPARTVSAHLNRRVRVRLGNRQLAELGRSAAEGRLRLSSLAALVAGRKVSPLDAGCYLTVLLMDRTLTRMRASRGSGIQWGTDTGSRSPAGG